The proteins below come from a single Caulobacter flavus genomic window:
- a CDS encoding hybrid sensor histidine kinase/response regulator — MATLAALAMRFALLGPDQTLGATQAFFPAMVLVTLYAGWRWGLVPVASGAALGWWLWAGRYADTLSEAQTASMVLYLVSATATTAVAHGLREAVVGLAEARRRQQDAETRLDVTQAAAGVGPWEWDVTTGALLLSPAARRNLRLPLEGPLAFEQVAAAVHPEDRGRVQAEIKRAIKSGPLYEVEYRLVDGPDGERWIHGLGRIERDASGRAVRVLGVNFEVTKRRQAEEGLRESEARFRALADSAPALMWITGLGGAREFVNAAYVDFAGADYRDALTLDWRTRIHPEDLPAILKAQIAGEASRRPFSLEARYRRPDGRWRWLKSFSQPRYGPGGSFAGFIGIAFDVTDAKDAEAKLTGMNEQLADKVDAAVAERDLAQAALSQAQKMEAIGQLTGGVAHDFNNLLTVVIGALDAVQRHPDDERRRDKMIDAAMTAARRGEKLTQHLLAFARRQPLNPEICRVDRLIAESEALLRRAVGEVLPLKLSLGSGTRTARIDAGQFEAALLNLVVNARDASPPGGTIVVESGPETLDKPRGELKPGAYLRVSVRDEGKGMDADTVARAFEPFFTTKASGKGTGLGLSQVYGFVRQSGGEVEIASKPGQGATVSMLLPASHEGAILQEAPVAPPAPRPGVEVLLAEDDVEVGDLVEAMLIELGHNVRRAGDADEALSVARAHPDLGLLVTDVMMPGDKSGVDLAAILSAERPELPILLSSGYTGQELAEARAAPWPLLRKPYALDALVRAIDQAFETRRPH, encoded by the coding sequence GTGGCCACGCTGGCGGCGCTGGCCATGCGCTTCGCCCTGCTCGGACCCGACCAGACGCTGGGCGCGACCCAGGCCTTCTTCCCGGCCATGGTGCTGGTGACGCTGTACGCCGGCTGGCGTTGGGGCCTGGTGCCGGTCGCCAGCGGGGCCGCCCTGGGCTGGTGGCTGTGGGCCGGGCGCTACGCCGACACGCTGAGCGAGGCCCAGACGGCCTCGATGGTGCTGTACCTCGTCTCGGCGACGGCGACGACGGCCGTGGCCCACGGCCTGCGCGAGGCGGTCGTCGGCCTGGCCGAGGCGCGCCGACGCCAGCAGGACGCCGAGACGCGGCTGGACGTGACCCAGGCCGCCGCCGGCGTCGGCCCCTGGGAATGGGACGTGACCACCGGCGCCCTGCTTCTGTCTCCGGCGGCCCGGCGGAACCTGCGGCTGCCGCTGGAAGGCCCGCTGGCGTTCGAGCAGGTGGCCGCCGCCGTGCATCCCGAGGACCGCGGGAGGGTGCAGGCCGAGATCAAGCGGGCGATCAAGAGCGGCCCGCTCTACGAGGTGGAGTACCGGCTGGTCGACGGCCCGGACGGCGAGCGCTGGATCCATGGCCTGGGCCGGATCGAGCGCGACGCTTCGGGGCGGGCCGTCCGCGTGCTGGGCGTCAACTTCGAGGTCACCAAGCGCCGCCAGGCCGAGGAAGGCCTGCGCGAGAGCGAGGCCCGCTTCCGCGCCCTGGCCGACAGCGCCCCGGCGCTGATGTGGATCACCGGCCTGGGCGGCGCGCGCGAGTTCGTCAACGCCGCCTATGTGGACTTCGCCGGCGCGGACTACCGCGACGCCCTGACCCTGGACTGGCGCACCCGCATCCATCCCGAGGATCTGCCCGCCATCCTCAAGGCCCAGATCGCCGGCGAGGCCTCGCGCAGGCCGTTCAGCCTGGAGGCGCGCTATCGCCGGCCCGACGGGCGGTGGCGATGGCTCAAGTCGTTCTCGCAGCCGCGCTACGGCCCCGGCGGGAGCTTCGCGGGCTTCATCGGCATCGCCTTCGACGTCACCGACGCCAAGGACGCCGAAGCCAAGCTGACCGGCATGAACGAACAGCTGGCCGACAAGGTCGACGCCGCCGTGGCCGAGCGCGACCTGGCCCAGGCCGCGCTCAGCCAGGCCCAGAAGATGGAGGCCATCGGCCAGCTGACCGGCGGGGTGGCGCACGACTTCAACAACCTGCTGACGGTGGTCATCGGGGCCCTGGATGCGGTGCAGCGCCATCCGGACGACGAGCGCCGACGCGACAAGATGATCGACGCGGCGATGACGGCCGCCCGTCGCGGCGAGAAACTGACCCAGCACCTGCTGGCCTTCGCCCGCCGCCAGCCGCTCAATCCCGAAATCTGCCGCGTCGACCGCCTGATCGCCGAGAGCGAGGCCCTGCTGCGCCGCGCCGTGGGCGAGGTGCTGCCGCTGAAGCTCAGCCTGGGCTCTGGCACCCGCACGGCGCGGATCGACGCCGGCCAGTTCGAGGCGGCCCTGCTGAACCTGGTGGTCAACGCCCGAGACGCCAGCCCGCCGGGCGGAACGATCGTCGTGGAGTCAGGCCCCGAAACCCTCGACAAGCCGCGCGGCGAACTGAAGCCAGGGGCCTACCTGCGCGTCTCGGTGCGCGACGAGGGCAAGGGCATGGACGCCGACACCGTCGCCCGCGCCTTCGAGCCGTTCTTCACCACCAAGGCTTCGGGCAAGGGCACGGGCCTTGGCCTGTCGCAGGTCTACGGCTTCGTGCGCCAGAGCGGCGGCGAGGTCGAGATCGCCTCCAAGCCGGGCCAGGGCGCGACGGTGTCGATGCTGCTGCCGGCCAGCCACGAGGGCGCGATCCTGCAGGAGGCGCCGGTCGCGCCGCCCGCCCCGCGTCCGGGCGTCGAGGTGCTGCTGGCCGAGGACGACGTTGAGGTCGGCGACCTGGTCGAGGCCATGCTGATCGAGCTGGGCCACAACGTGCGGCGGGCCGGCGACGCCGACGAGGCGCTCAGCGTGGCCCGCGCCCATCCCGACCTTGGCCTGCTGGTCACCGACGTGATGATGCCGGGCGACAAGAGCGGCGTCGACCTGGCCGCCATCCTGTCGGCCGAGCGGCCCGAGCTGCCGATCCTGCTCAGTTCCGGCTACACCGGCCAGGAACTGGCGGAAGCCCGCGCCGCGCCATGGCCCCTCCTGCGCAAGCCCTATGCGCTGGACGCCCTGGTGCGGGCCATAGACCAGGCCTTCGAGACCCGCCGCCCGCATTGA
- the nadA gene encoding quinolinate synthase NadA, with translation MADGFAPLAFTADVEAETAAVWDKVKHHVTPMEWRLHAPLISEINRIKREKNAAILAHNYMTPDIFHGVGDFVGDSLALAKEAAKSDAKIIVQAGVHFMAETSKVLSPEKKILIPDLKAGCSLASSITGADVRLIKQRHPGVPVVTYVNTTADVKAETDICCTSANAVQVVEWAAREWGTDKVILIPDEFLARNVARQTDVKIIAWAGHCEVHKRFTAQDIADMRAAWPGAEVLAHPECPAEILEASDFAGSTAAMNDYVAARKPAQVVLITECSMASNVQAESPGTQFIGPCNMCPHMKRITLQNIYDALVHEQYEVTVDADVLDRARQAVQRMIDLPPPAAPARYDLVKARHHVDVELI, from the coding sequence ATGGCCGACGGTTTCGCGCCCCTCGCCTTCACCGCCGACGTCGAGGCGGAAACCGCCGCCGTCTGGGACAAGGTCAAGCACCACGTCACCCCGATGGAATGGCGTCTGCACGCGCCGCTGATCTCGGAGATCAACCGGATCAAGCGCGAGAAGAACGCCGCCATTCTGGCCCACAACTACATGACGCCGGACATCTTCCACGGCGTGGGCGACTTCGTGGGCGACAGCCTGGCCCTGGCCAAGGAAGCCGCGAAGTCGGACGCCAAGATCATCGTCCAGGCCGGCGTGCACTTCATGGCCGAGACCAGCAAGGTCCTGAGCCCCGAAAAGAAGATTCTGATCCCCGACCTGAAGGCCGGCTGCAGCCTGGCTTCGTCGATCACGGGCGCCGACGTGCGGCTGATCAAGCAGCGCCATCCGGGCGTGCCGGTGGTCACCTACGTCAACACCACCGCCGACGTGAAGGCCGAGACCGACATCTGCTGCACCAGCGCCAACGCCGTGCAGGTGGTCGAGTGGGCCGCCAGGGAATGGGGGACCGACAAGGTCATCCTGATCCCCGACGAGTTCCTGGCCCGCAACGTCGCTCGCCAGACGGACGTCAAGATCATCGCCTGGGCCGGCCACTGCGAGGTGCACAAGCGCTTCACCGCCCAGGACATCGCCGACATGCGCGCGGCCTGGCCCGGCGCCGAGGTGCTGGCCCACCCCGAATGCCCGGCCGAGATTCTCGAGGCCTCGGACTTCGCCGGCTCGACCGCGGCGATGAACGACTACGTCGCCGCGCGCAAGCCCGCGCAGGTGGTGCTGATCACCGAATGCTCGATGGCCAGCAACGTCCAGGCCGAAAGCCCGGGAACCCAGTTCATCGGCCCCTGCAACATGTGCCCGCACATGAAGCGGATCACGCTGCAGAACATCTATGACGCCCTGGTGCACGAGCAGTACGAGGTCACGGTCGACGCCGATGTCCTGGATCGCGCCCGCCAGGCCGTGCAGCGAATGATCGACCTGCCCCCGCCCGCCGCGCCCGCCCGCTACGACCTCGTCAAGGCGCGCCACCACGTGGACGTGGAGCTGATTTAG
- a CDS encoding L-aspartate oxidase, whose translation MIERVDFDGPVILGAGLAGLSAALAAKTALVLSPTPLATGCSSAWAQGGLAAALAGDDTPSLHAADTIAAGAGLCDGEAVALLTREGPAAVRDLAALGAPFDRKPPLEGQVVGDFVLSLEAAHSKARVARVGGDGAGAAIMAAVVAAVRATPTIEVRENARARRLLQDQTGRVVGVLAEIAGDLVEVRGRAVILATGGVGGLYAVTTTPAQVRGEGLGLAALASAEIADPEFVQFHPTAIDIGRDPAPLATEALRGEGSILRNTDGRAFMADYHPAKELAPRDVVARAIHAERAAGRGAFLDATTAVGAHFPHEFPAVFEACQSAGVDPRREMIPVTPAVHYHMGGVATDLDGRASLPGLYAAGECASTGVQGANRLASNSLLEAAVFGARAGRAAATEVETGGEPVSLVPLPDLPDAAFQALRRAMSRDAGVIRDAEGLGRLQDEVATLEAAHGPCPPLVAARLIVDAALARQESRGGHYRADFPEKAEPIRTFVTLDALPAGLRHAAE comes from the coding sequence ATGATCGAACGCGTAGACTTCGACGGCCCCGTCATCCTCGGGGCGGGCCTCGCCGGCCTCAGCGCGGCGCTCGCGGCCAAGACGGCGCTGGTGCTGTCGCCGACGCCGCTGGCGACCGGCTGTTCCAGCGCCTGGGCGCAAGGGGGGCTCGCCGCCGCCCTCGCCGGCGACGACACCCCGTCGCTGCATGCCGCCGACACCATCGCCGCGGGCGCGGGCCTGTGCGACGGCGAGGCCGTGGCGCTGCTGACCCGCGAGGGTCCCGCCGCCGTCCGCGACCTGGCCGCCCTGGGCGCGCCGTTCGATCGCAAGCCTCCCCTGGAAGGACAGGTTGTCGGCGACTTCGTGCTCAGCCTGGAAGCCGCCCACTCCAAGGCCCGCGTCGCCCGCGTCGGCGGCGACGGGGCCGGGGCGGCGATCATGGCCGCCGTCGTGGCCGCGGTGCGTGCGACCCCGACCATCGAGGTCCGCGAAAACGCCCGCGCCCGCCGCCTGCTGCAGGACCAGACCGGCCGCGTGGTGGGCGTGCTGGCGGAGATCGCCGGCGACCTCGTCGAGGTTCGCGGCCGTGCGGTGATCCTGGCCACCGGCGGCGTCGGCGGCCTCTACGCCGTCACCACCACGCCCGCCCAGGTGCGCGGCGAGGGCCTGGGCCTGGCCGCCCTGGCCAGCGCCGAGATCGCCGACCCCGAGTTCGTGCAGTTCCACCCCACGGCCATCGACATCGGCAGGGACCCCGCCCCCCTGGCCACCGAGGCCCTGCGCGGCGAAGGCTCGATCCTGCGCAATACGGACGGCCGCGCCTTCATGGCCGACTACCACCCGGCCAAGGAGCTGGCGCCGCGCGACGTGGTGGCCCGCGCCATCCACGCCGAGCGCGCCGCCGGCCGCGGCGCCTTCCTCGACGCCACCACGGCGGTTGGCGCCCACTTCCCGCACGAGTTTCCGGCCGTGTTCGAGGCCTGCCAGAGCGCGGGCGTCGACCCGCGCCGCGAGATGATCCCCGTGACGCCCGCCGTGCACTACCACATGGGCGGGGTGGCCACCGACCTGGACGGCCGCGCCAGCCTGCCGGGTCTCTACGCCGCCGGCGAATGCGCCTCCACCGGCGTGCAGGGCGCCAATCGCCTGGCCTCCAACAGCCTGCTGGAAGCGGCCGTGTTCGGCGCCCGCGCCGGCCGCGCGGCCGCCACCGAGGTCGAGACCGGCGGCGAGCCGGTGTCGCTGGTCCCCTTGCCCGACCTGCCGGACGCCGCGTTCCAGGCCCTGCGCCGCGCCATGAGCCGCGACGCCGGCGTCATTCGCGACGCCGAGGGCCTTGGCCGCCTGCAGGACGAAGTGGCGACGCTGGAAGCCGCGCACGGTCCCTGCCCGCCCCTGGTCGCCGCCCGCCTGATCGTCGACGCCGCCCTGGCCCGCCAGGAAAGCCGGGGCGGTCACTATCGCGCCGACTTTCCCGAAAAGGCCGAGCCGATCCGCACCTTCGTCACCCTCGACGCCCTGCCCGCCGGTTTGCGCCACGCCGCCGAATAG
- a CDS encoding Uma2 family endonuclease codes for MAEHGVTEFLLTVDDLETMVRAGVFDRDDATRVELEDGRLVRMSSESMPHARAAARLSLALNLALARLDLTERYEVLNGGTVRVSETSAFDPDGAVIARDAEAFFLRPDQVFLVIESSLATLKRDLGSKSRSYAAAGIAEYWVIDVKHANLHVFRRPFDGDWTERLTLTADDSVSPLFASDADIALKSVS; via the coding sequence ATGGCCGAGCACGGCGTGACCGAGTTCCTACTGACCGTCGACGACCTGGAGACCATGGTCCGGGCCGGTGTCTTCGATCGCGACGATGCGACCCGCGTAGAACTCGAAGACGGGAGGCTGGTGCGGATGTCTTCGGAGTCGATGCCCCATGCGCGCGCCGCCGCGCGCCTGTCGCTGGCGCTCAATCTGGCCCTTGCCCGCCTGGACCTCACAGAGCGCTACGAAGTGCTCAACGGCGGAACCGTCCGCGTTTCGGAAACCTCCGCCTTCGACCCCGACGGCGCTGTGATCGCCCGCGACGCCGAAGCGTTCTTTCTCCGCCCCGACCAAGTCTTCCTGGTCATCGAGTCCTCGCTCGCCACCCTCAAGCGCGATCTGGGCTCCAAGAGCCGCTCCTACGCCGCCGCCGGGATCGCCGAATATTGGGTGATCGACGTCAAGCACGCCAATCTCCACGTCTTCCGTCGCCCGTTCGACGGCGATTGGACCGAACGCCTGACCCTTACCGCCGACGACAGCGTCTCGCCGCTGTTCGCCTCCGACGCCGACATTGCCTTGAAGAGCGTATCTTGA
- the nadC gene encoding carboxylating nicotinate-nucleotide diphosphorylase: protein MEPLPDLLVRPIVDLSLAEDLGRAGDITGLACIEPDARLSVVFASRQDGRVAGLACARLALAALDPTASFEVVTPDGADAAPGTVLARAEGNARAVLAAERTGLNLLGRLSGIATLTRAYVRLVEGTGATVVDTRKTTPGLRALEKYAVRCGGGVNHRFGLDDAILIKDNHVAACGGVGEAVRRARAFAGHLVKVEVEVDGLDQLEDALKHGPDVVMLDNFSLDDLKTAVALAKGRAVLEASGGVNLTSVRAIAETGVDVISVGALTHSAPVLDIGLDAA, encoded by the coding sequence ATCGAGCCGCTGCCCGACCTTCTCGTCCGCCCCATCGTCGATCTGTCCCTGGCCGAGGATCTGGGCCGGGCCGGCGACATCACCGGCCTGGCCTGCATCGAGCCCGACGCCCGGCTTTCGGTGGTGTTCGCCAGCCGCCAGGACGGCCGGGTCGCGGGCCTGGCCTGCGCCCGCCTGGCGCTCGCCGCCCTCGACCCGACCGCCAGCTTCGAGGTCGTCACGCCCGACGGCGCGGACGCGGCGCCAGGCACCGTGCTGGCGCGCGCCGAGGGCAATGCGCGCGCCGTGCTGGCGGCCGAGCGCACTGGCCTCAACCTCCTGGGCCGGCTGTCGGGCATCGCCACCCTCACGCGGGCTTATGTGCGCCTGGTCGAGGGCACGGGGGCGACCGTCGTCGACACCCGCAAGACCACGCCGGGCCTGCGCGCCCTGGAAAAGTACGCCGTACGGTGCGGCGGCGGGGTCAATCACCGCTTCGGCCTCGACGACGCCATCCTGATCAAGGACAACCATGTCGCCGCATGCGGCGGCGTGGGGGAAGCCGTCCGCCGCGCCCGCGCCTTCGCCGGACATCTGGTCAAGGTCGAGGTCGAGGTCGACGGCCTGGACCAGCTGGAAGACGCGCTGAAGCACGGCCCCGACGTCGTCATGCTCGACAATTTCAGCCTCGACGACCTGAAGACCGCCGTCGCCCTGGCCAAGGGCCGGGCGGTGCTGGAGGCCTCGGGCGGGGTAAACCTGACCAGCGTACGCGCCATCGCCGAGACCGGGGTCGACGTGATCAGCGTCGGCGCCCTCACCCACTCGGCGCCGGTGCTCGACATCGGCCTGGACGCGGCCTGA
- a CDS encoding FAD-binding oxidoreductase: protein MQTKRYFASRRDFLAAGGFLAASAALAPQAAMALSPRLGALPPTPAPGGPSDARWAQLAKVLSGRVLRLGDADYQVIALPNNLRYAHTLPQGVARCASADEVGFAVRWARENKIRPIIRGGGHSYAGYSVTDGLLIETSLINHAVYDRTTGVARFGAGARNRDLYRLLRANDRAVTHGRCPSVGAAGFLLGGGIGFNMRAHGMACDQLVESKIVLADGSQRRLLAKSPDRLDADLFWASQGGGGGNFGVSTEFALKTFDVKNKVVTVFDLSWSRTPEIRPKVSVEALGAMLMEALDAAPGKLGSRVSFGAITPLQYKAGYDVPISVLGQYDGPRDELLKILKPVLDAAQPTGGAGVNELPYWAAQDFLHEDGFATFYQERSGFVNNPKFGLEDLALGFRRLRQWPGVNGYCDLRFFQTGGAINAPKPADTAFVHRDSRWLMVVGLYWSEGDSHNKILLDSNRAWQDDFYNAMWPRAGGGAYQNFADPSLSNDPTRADYFATAYYGGNLDRLKAVKAKADPDRVFNFNQAIPRP from the coding sequence ATGCAGACCAAGCGCTATTTCGCCAGCCGGCGAGACTTCCTGGCCGCGGGCGGCTTTCTGGCGGCCAGCGCCGCCCTCGCGCCGCAGGCGGCCATGGCGCTGTCGCCGCGCCTGGGCGCCCTGCCGCCGACGCCCGCCCCGGGCGGCCCGTCCGACGCCCGCTGGGCGCAATTGGCCAAGGTGCTTTCGGGCCGGGTGCTGCGCCTGGGCGACGCCGACTACCAGGTGATCGCCCTGCCCAACAACCTGCGCTACGCCCACACCCTGCCGCAGGGCGTGGCCCGCTGCGCCTCGGCCGACGAGGTGGGCTTTGCCGTCCGCTGGGCGCGCGAGAACAAGATCCGGCCGATCATCCGCGGCGGCGGCCACTCCTACGCCGGCTATTCGGTCACCGACGGCCTGCTGATCGAAACCAGCCTGATCAACCACGCCGTCTACGACAGGACGACCGGCGTCGCCCGGTTCGGGGCCGGCGCCCGCAACCGCGACCTCTACCGCCTGCTGCGGGCCAACGACCGGGCCGTGACCCACGGCCGATGCCCGTCGGTGGGCGCGGCCGGCTTCCTGCTGGGCGGCGGCATCGGCTTCAACATGCGCGCCCACGGCATGGCCTGCGACCAGCTGGTCGAGAGCAAGATCGTGCTGGCCGACGGTTCCCAGCGCCGCCTCCTGGCCAAGTCTCCCGATCGCCTGGACGCCGACCTGTTCTGGGCCAGCCAGGGCGGCGGCGGCGGCAATTTCGGCGTCAGCACCGAGTTCGCCCTCAAGACCTTCGACGTGAAGAACAAGGTCGTCACCGTGTTCGACCTCAGCTGGAGCCGCACGCCCGAGATCCGCCCGAAGGTCTCGGTCGAGGCGCTGGGCGCCATGCTGATGGAGGCGCTGGACGCCGCCCCCGGCAAGCTGGGCTCGCGGGTGTCGTTCGGGGCGATCACGCCGCTGCAGTACAAGGCCGGCTACGACGTGCCGATCAGCGTGCTGGGCCAGTACGACGGCCCGCGCGACGAGCTGCTGAAGATCCTCAAGCCGGTGCTCGACGCGGCCCAGCCGACCGGCGGGGCGGGCGTCAACGAACTGCCTTACTGGGCGGCGCAGGACTTCCTGCACGAGGACGGCTTCGCCACCTTCTACCAGGAGCGCTCGGGCTTCGTGAACAATCCGAAGTTCGGGCTGGAGGACCTGGCCCTGGGCTTCAGGCGCCTGCGCCAGTGGCCCGGGGTCAACGGCTACTGCGACCTGCGCTTCTTCCAGACCGGCGGGGCGATCAACGCGCCCAAGCCCGCCGACACCGCCTTCGTCCACCGCGACAGTCGCTGGCTGATGGTGGTGGGCCTCTACTGGAGCGAGGGCGACAGCCACAACAAGATCCTGCTGGACTCCAACCGGGCCTGGCAGGACGATTTCTACAACGCCATGTGGCCGCGCGCCGGAGGCGGCGCCTACCAGAACTTCGCCGACCCCTCGCTGTCGAACGACCCGACCAGGGCCGACTACTTCGCCACGGCCTATTACGGCGGCAACCTGGACCGGCTGAAGGCCGTCAAGGCCAAGGCCGACCCGGACCGGGTGTTCAACTTCAACCAGGCGATCCCCAGGCCTTAG
- a CDS encoding mannitol dehydrogenase family protein, with protein sequence MTTDTAAASQALRLSATSFPAALPGVALPAYDRDKVEIGVVHFGPGAFHRAHQAFYFDQLLASDPRWGICAVSLKSPGVRDALSPQDGLYTLAQLDHETSFRVIGSIIEVLVAPEDPEAVFARLAAPQTRLVTLTVTEKGYTLTGEGKLDTAHPDIVHDLASPGRPVSAVGYIVEGLRRRFAAGLPPYAVAACDNLADNGWRLKAATVAFAEALDPALASWIEQNAAFPRTMVDSITPATDDALRARVQAATGLFDAWPIQREAFTQWVVEDVLGANAPDLGSVGVTLTDDVRGFERAKLRLLNGVHSTLAYAGLLKGHETVFEAVNDPALEALARDLMAQDIIPTLTAPRGLDLAAYAEAILDRFRNPEIRHLLSQIAWDGSQKLPFRILGTVKDTLEAGRSVERLAVPIAAWFHFLKTRAAEGAAVTDPLADRLLAVVQALPGDVKGDVAAFLAVEAVFPAELAGDARFVAAVEKAYGERV encoded by the coding sequence GTGACCACCGACACCGCCGCCGCCAGCCAGGCCCTGCGCCTCTCGGCCACCAGCTTCCCGGCCGCCCTACCCGGCGTGGCCCTGCCGGCCTACGACCGCGACAAGGTGGAGATCGGCGTGGTCCACTTCGGTCCCGGAGCTTTTCACCGCGCCCACCAGGCCTTCTATTTCGACCAGCTGCTGGCCAGCGATCCGCGCTGGGGGATCTGCGCCGTCTCGCTGAAGAGCCCTGGCGTGCGCGACGCCCTCTCGCCGCAGGACGGGCTCTACACCCTGGCCCAGCTGGATCATGAGACCAGCTTCCGGGTCATCGGCTCGATCATCGAAGTGCTGGTCGCGCCGGAAGACCCCGAGGCCGTGTTCGCCCGACTGGCCGCGCCGCAAACCCGCCTCGTCACCCTGACCGTCACCGAGAAGGGCTACACCCTGACCGGCGAGGGCAAGCTGGACACCGCCCACCCCGACATCGTCCACGACCTGGCCTCGCCCGGCCGTCCGGTCAGCGCGGTGGGCTACATCGTCGAGGGCCTGCGCCGACGCTTCGCTGCCGGCCTGCCGCCCTATGCCGTGGCGGCCTGCGACAACCTCGCCGACAACGGCTGGCGGCTGAAGGCGGCAACGGTGGCCTTTGCGGAAGCGCTCGATCCGGCCCTGGCCTCGTGGATCGAGCAGAACGCCGCCTTCCCGCGCACCATGGTCGACAGCATCACCCCCGCCACCGACGACGCCCTGCGCGCCCGCGTGCAGGCGGCCACTGGCCTCTTCGACGCCTGGCCGATCCAGCGCGAGGCCTTCACCCAGTGGGTGGTCGAGGACGTGCTGGGCGCCAACGCCCCCGATCTGGGCTCGGTCGGCGTGACGCTCACCGACGACGTGCGCGGTTTCGAGCGAGCCAAGCTGCGCCTGCTGAACGGGGTGCACTCGACCCTGGCCTATGCCGGCCTGCTGAAGGGCCACGAGACGGTGTTCGAGGCCGTGAACGACCCCGCCCTGGAGGCCCTGGCCCGCGACCTGATGGCGCAGGACATCATCCCGACCCTGACCGCGCCGCGCGGTCTGGACCTTGCCGCCTACGCCGAGGCCATCCTCGACCGTTTCCGCAATCCAGAGATCCGTCACCTGCTGAGCCAGATCGCCTGGGACGGCTCGCAGAAGCTGCCGTTCCGTATCCTCGGCACGGTGAAGGACACGCTGGAAGCCGGCCGTAGCGTCGAGCGCCTGGCCGTGCCGATCGCCGCCTGGTTCCACTTCCTCAAGACGCGCGCCGCCGAGGGCGCGGCCGTCACCGACCCTCTGGCCGACCGCCTGCTGGCCGTGGTCCAGGCCCTGCCGGGCGACGTGAAGGGCGACGTCGCGGCCTTCCTGGCGGTCGAGGCGGTGTTCCCGGCGGAACTGGCGGGCGACGCGCGGTTCGTGGCGGCGGTCGAGAAGGCCTACGGCGAACGCGTCTGA
- a CDS encoding PRC-barrel domain-containing protein codes for MKRIALTAVAFALAGGAAFAQSTIARDEALSAKGSFTVGQIEDADVIDSANRKAGEVEHVLLDAAGKPTAVVIEIDRVGPDKKVVVALADVSVAPEPGDPNDYLVRTKLTKDQLANLPDWKP; via the coding sequence ATGAAGCGGATCGCCCTGACCGCCGTCGCCTTCGCCCTGGCGGGCGGCGCGGCCTTCGCCCAGTCGACCATCGCCCGCGACGAGGCCTTGAGCGCCAAGGGCAGCTTCACCGTCGGTCAGATCGAGGACGCCGACGTCATCGACTCGGCCAACAGGAAGGCCGGCGAGGTGGAGCACGTGCTGCTGGACGCCGCCGGCAAGCCGACCGCCGTGGTCATCGAGATCGACCGTGTCGGTCCCGACAAGAAGGTCGTGGTGGCGTTGGCCGACGTCTCGGTCGCGCCCGAGCCGGGCGATCCTAACGACTATCTGGTGCGCACCAAGCTGACCAAGGACCAATTGGCCAATCTGCCGGACTGGAAGCCGTAA
- a CDS encoding sugar transferase, protein MKRAFDFAASAAGLAVLALPLAVVAVLVRATSPGPAVYWSQRVGRGNRLFSMPKFRTMRIDTPEVATHLLDDPHRWLTPVGPFLRKTSLDELPQLWSVLVGHMSLVGPRPALFNQDDLVAARTAAGVHMLRPGVTGWAQINGRDELAIPEKVALDAEYLAKASFLFDLKILLGTVAPVVLGKGVRA, encoded by the coding sequence CTGAAGCGCGCCTTCGACTTCGCCGCGTCGGCGGCGGGCCTCGCCGTGCTGGCCCTGCCGCTGGCCGTAGTGGCGGTGCTGGTGCGCGCCACCTCGCCGGGACCGGCGGTCTACTGGTCGCAGCGTGTGGGGCGGGGCAACCGGCTCTTCTCGATGCCCAAGTTCCGCACCATGCGGATCGATACCCCCGAGGTCGCCACCCACCTGCTGGACGACCCGCACCGCTGGCTGACCCCGGTCGGACCGTTCCTGCGCAAGACCAGCCTCGACGAGCTGCCTCAGCTGTGGAGCGTGCTGGTCGGCCACATGAGCCTGGTGGGGCCTCGCCCGGCGCTGTTCAATCAGGACGACCTCGTCGCCGCCCGCACCGCCGCCGGCGTCCACATGCTGCGTCCCGGCGTCACCGGTTGGGCCCAGATCAACGGCCGCGACGAACTGGCCATTCCGGAGAAGGTGGCGCTCGACGCCGAGTATCTGGCGAAGGCCTCGTTCCTGTTCGACCTGAAGATCCTGCTGGGCACCGTCGCGCCCGTGGTGCTGGGCAAGGGCGTAAGGGCCTAG